The following coding sequences are from one Leptolyngbya sp. NIES-3755 window:
- a CDS encoding hypothetical protein (similar to AA sequence:cyanobase_aa:LBDG_15020): MNLTLLVKSLESGQFEASVFEIPSYRVKAESRESAIEDLKRMVLEQVQDSEAVKVNLPIPALARNPWEKLFGLFQDDLYFKEVIEIIQSERDALGDEDIDPTYYMTQN, from the coding sequence ATGAATCTCACCTTATTAGTTAAATCGCTGGAATCGGGGCAGTTTGAAGCTTCGGTCTTTGAAATCCCCTCCTACCGAGTCAAAGCCGAGTCACGAGAAAGCGCGATCGAAGATCTGAAAAGGATGGTGCTTGAGCAGGTTCAAGATTCAGAAGCAGTGAAGGTAAACTTGCCAATTCCAGCACTTGCTAGAAATCCTTGGGAAAAGCTTTTCGGACTCTTTCAGGACGATCTCTACTTCAAAGAAGTCATCGAAATCATTCAATCTGAGCGAGATGCTTTGGGAGATGAAGACATTGAC
- a CDS encoding KWG repeat-containing protein (similar to AA sequence:cyanobase_aa:LBDG_21540), with the protein MFRLFLLAALSLATVGACVAPQKVAIEQRANALTPTELAIDNQFDSASDFAEGAALVQFGQEFRYIDHSGRLTVTPKMELEAHAPFSEGLALVRLNGLFGYMNRQGDLAIEPRYEQASKFQEGLAAIRVNYQYGFIKPTGEVVIPPKYRMTSGFSQGFAAVKVGEKYGYIDQTGRMAIEPQFEDAWRFASGLATARIGKKWGYINQSGKFVVQPQFDGAFSLSDSMGRVRVGNQWGYVDPSGKIAIAPQFSFASDFSNGLALVQSNEKWGYIDKSGRFVIQPKYDFAGSFSDGLAPVKIDDRWGFIDPTGRIAIAPQFEEVGSFNEGLARVKLNEKWGYIRKP; encoded by the coding sequence ATGTTCCGCCTCTTTTTGCTTGCAGCGCTCAGTTTGGCAACCGTCGGGGCTTGTGTCGCTCCTCAGAAAGTTGCTATCGAACAACGCGCCAATGCTCTCACTCCAACCGAATTGGCGATCGACAATCAATTCGATAGTGCTTCCGATTTTGCCGAAGGTGCAGCACTCGTTCAGTTTGGTCAAGAATTTCGCTATATCGATCATTCGGGTCGGCTAACTGTTACGCCAAAAATGGAGCTAGAAGCCCATGCCCCTTTTTCTGAAGGCTTAGCGCTCGTTCGTCTCAATGGACTATTTGGCTACATGAATCGACAGGGAGATCTTGCGATCGAGCCTCGATACGAGCAAGCTTCCAAATTCCAGGAAGGACTCGCAGCAATTCGGGTGAACTATCAATACGGATTCATCAAACCGACTGGGGAAGTCGTGATCCCGCCTAAGTACCGGATGACATCGGGATTTTCTCAAGGATTTGCAGCGGTGAAGGTGGGCGAGAAATACGGCTACATTGATCAAACTGGAAGAATGGCGATCGAGCCACAATTCGAGGATGCTTGGCGATTTGCTTCTGGATTGGCAACGGCTCGGATTGGGAAGAAGTGGGGCTACATCAATCAAAGTGGAAAGTTTGTGGTTCAGCCGCAGTTTGATGGAGCGTTTAGTTTATCGGATTCAATGGGGCGAGTTCGTGTGGGCAACCAATGGGGCTACGTTGATCCAAGTGGAAAAATCGCGATCGCACCTCAATTTTCTTTTGCCTCTGATTTTTCTAACGGATTAGCTTTAGTTCAAAGTAATGAAAAATGGGGCTACATTGATAAATCTGGAAGGTTTGTGATTCAGCCGAAATATGATTTTGCTGGAAGTTTTTCAGATGGATTAGCGCCTGTCAAAATTGATGATAGATGGGGGTTTATTGATCCGACTGGAAGAATTGCGATCGCACCCCAGTTTGAGGAGGTTGGTTCATTCAACGAAGGGTTAGCTCGCGTCAAATTAAACGAAAAATGGGGCTATATTCGCAAGCCTTGA
- a CDS encoding transporter, CPA2 family (similar to AA sequence:cyanobase_aa:LBDG_21530): MDVYILDLLVIGLLLLMVTLGSGWIARLPLSYALIYLLVGIILSPYGLNLIQVRPDANFLERVAEIVVLISLFSCGLKMSRPLQYGAWRSTIRLIGLLMPITIFAVAAIAHYIVRLDWGLSILLGAILAPTDPVLASEVQLEDPHDRDELRFGITSEGGLNDALAFPFVYFGIHWIENESWRSWFHKWIAIDLIWAIFAGIVVGFLVAKAIKQIDKRLERFRTPDDLMEDFVALSAIFITYALTELVNGYGFLAVFVAGIAMRRRRNAEYTQDQLHFIERLEKLAEIGTILLLGSMLRFQPMLRFAGDAFVIAFSLIFVIRPIGAWISTIGLKVHPATRWLYGWFGIRGVGSIYYLAYAFGNGLKGNDGEQIAWITFWTIVLSVLIHGVTSTPLMRWYERNVEHNETLEENPAQHEA; this comes from the coding sequence GTGGATGTCTACATTCTTGATCTATTGGTCATTGGATTACTGTTGCTGATGGTCACGCTGGGATCGGGATGGATCGCCCGATTACCTCTTTCTTACGCACTGATTTATCTATTAGTTGGAATTATTCTAAGCCCTTATGGACTCAATCTAATTCAAGTTCGCCCAGATGCTAATTTTCTAGAACGAGTTGCTGAGATTGTTGTTCTCATTTCTCTATTTAGTTGTGGACTGAAAATGAGCCGTCCATTGCAATATGGAGCATGGCGATCGACAATCCGATTAATCGGTTTATTGATGCCGATTACCATTTTTGCGGTTGCCGCGATCGCGCATTATATTGTCCGTCTAGATTGGGGCTTATCGATTCTTTTAGGTGCAATTCTCGCTCCCACCGATCCGGTTTTAGCCTCAGAAGTTCAGCTAGAAGATCCGCACGATCGTGATGAATTAAGATTCGGAATTACTTCAGAAGGCGGATTAAACGATGCTCTAGCATTTCCATTTGTTTATTTTGGAATTCACTGGATTGAAAATGAAAGTTGGCGATCGTGGTTTCACAAATGGATTGCGATCGATCTGATTTGGGCGATTTTTGCTGGAATCGTAGTTGGCTTTCTCGTGGCAAAAGCCATTAAGCAAATCGATAAAAGACTTGAACGCTTTCGCACTCCAGACGATTTGATGGAAGATTTCGTCGCTCTGAGCGCAATTTTTATCACGTATGCCCTAACCGAATTAGTTAACGGCTACGGATTCTTAGCGGTCTTTGTTGCTGGGATTGCGATGCGGCGCAGGCGAAACGCTGAATACACTCAAGATCAGTTACACTTCATCGAACGTCTGGAAAAACTCGCAGAAATCGGAACCATTTTGCTGCTCGGATCGATGCTGAGATTTCAACCAATGCTAAGATTTGCGGGGGATGCCTTCGTGATTGCCTTCAGTCTGATCTTCGTGATTCGACCGATCGGCGCTTGGATTAGTACGATCGGCTTAAAAGTCCATCCCGCGACTCGCTGGCTCTACGGCTGGTTCGGAATTCGAGGAGTTGGCTCGATCTACTATCTCGCTTACGCTTTCGGGAATGGGCTAAAAGGAAACGACGGAGAGCAAATTGCCTGGATTACGTTTTGGACGATCGTTCTTTCCGTTCTAATCCACGGTGTCACCTCCACTCCCCTCATGCGCTGGTATGAACGCAATGTGGAACATAACGAAACCCTAGAGGAAAATCCGGCTCAACACGAAGCTTAG
- a CDS encoding photosystem I reaction center subunit XII (ab initio prediction:Prodigal:2.6;~similar to AA sequence:cyanobase_aa:NIES39_A03290) — protein MSLSDTQVLVALVVALIPGVLAFRLATELYK, from the coding sequence ATGTCTTTATCCGACACTCAAGTTTTAGTTGCGCTGGTCGTGGCTCTCATTCCGGGAGTCCTCGCTTTTCGGTTAGCAACTGAGCTTTACAAGTAA
- a CDS encoding hypothetical protein (hypothetical protein FJSC11DRAFT_3333;~similar to AA sequence:cyanobase_aa:LBDG_21630), giving the protein MNALPLPQPPESPKSRRSRSPKSSRRSHQQQDRVLAAEVIAKLSVNLVISGAAIAALVQLIPYSLNQQAKLKEIQAEVQTADTRVSRLKTNFNRYFDPQQANAIVQEQTNRADPNQRLVVLGDSDSPVQVTEPTTAQNP; this is encoded by the coding sequence ATGAACGCACTTCCCCTACCACAGCCTCCTGAGTCTCCGAAATCTCGTCGTTCTCGCTCTCCAAAATCGTCGCGCCGTTCTCATCAACAGCAAGACCGCGTTTTGGCAGCCGAAGTGATCGCGAAACTCAGCGTCAATCTCGTGATTTCTGGAGCCGCGATCGCTGCTCTCGTACAGTTAATTCCTTATAGTCTCAATCAACAGGCAAAACTAAAAGAAATCCAAGCCGAAGTTCAAACCGCAGATACGAGGGTGTCTCGGTTGAAGACTAACTTTAATCGTTATTTTGATCCTCAACAGGCGAATGCGATCGTGCAGGAGCAAACGAATCGGGCTGACCCGAATCAGCGTCTAGTCGTCTTAGGAGATTCGGATTCGCCTGTACAAGTCACTGAACCGACTACGGCGCAAAATCCTTAG
- a CDS encoding aminotransferase class V (similar to AA sequence:cyanobase_aa:LBDG_17320) — MRPIYLDNHSTTRVDDRVLAAMLPFFTEHYGNPASVTHAYGWEAEAAVTQAREIIAETIHATPEEVIFTSGATEANNLAIKGVAEAYFNQGRHIITVQTEHNAVLDPCRYLESLGFEVTYLGVDRFGLINLTELENAMREDTILVSVMVANNEIGVIHPIDKIGELCHSRNILFHTDAAQAIGKVPLTVKNIDLMSITGHKLYAPKGIGALYVRRKNPRVQVSAQLHGGGHERGMRSGTLYTPLIVGLGKAIEISDPTSEMLQIGKLRDRLWEQLQIEGVHLNGHPTQRLPGNLNISVEGVDGQALLLGLQSSIAVSSGSACTSAKIEPSHVLSAIGVPKNLAFASIRFGIGRFNTEADIDRAARSVQETVQALRQI; from the coding sequence ATGCGTCCGATTTATCTCGATAATCATTCAACCACACGGGTAGACGATCGCGTTTTAGCTGCAATGCTTCCTTTCTTCACTGAGCATTATGGCAATCCTGCAAGTGTGACTCATGCCTATGGCTGGGAAGCAGAAGCCGCCGTGACACAAGCACGAGAAATCATTGCTGAAACCATTCACGCCACACCCGAAGAAGTCATCTTTACGAGCGGTGCAACTGAGGCGAATAACTTAGCAATCAAAGGAGTCGCAGAAGCGTATTTCAATCAAGGGCGACACATTATCACGGTTCAGACTGAACATAATGCTGTGTTAGATCCTTGTCGATATTTGGAATCGCTTGGATTTGAAGTGACTTACTTGGGAGTCGATCGCTTTGGTTTAATCAATCTGACGGAACTCGAAAACGCCATGCGCGAAGATACGATTTTGGTTTCGGTCATGGTGGCAAACAATGAAATTGGCGTGATTCATCCGATCGACAAAATTGGCGAACTTTGCCACAGTCGAAACATTCTTTTTCACACCGATGCGGCACAAGCGATCGGGAAAGTTCCCCTCACAGTTAAGAACATTGATTTGATGTCGATCACCGGGCACAAGCTTTATGCTCCAAAAGGCATTGGTGCTTTGTACGTGCGGCGCAAGAATCCTAGAGTTCAAGTTTCAGCACAGTTACACGGAGGCGGACACGAGCGAGGAATGCGATCGGGAACGCTCTACACGCCTTTAATTGTTGGATTGGGGAAAGCGATCGAGATTTCTGATCCAACTTCGGAAATGCTTCAAATTGGCAAATTGCGCGATCGCTTGTGGGAACAGTTGCAGATTGAAGGCGTTCATCTAAACGGACATCCAACTCAGCGCTTACCAGGAAATTTGAACATCAGCGTCGAAGGGGTGGACGGACAGGCGTTATTGCTGGGATTGCAATCGTCGATCGCGGTTTCCTCTGGGTCTGCTTGTACCTCAGCGAAAATTGAACCGTCTCATGTGCTGAGCGCGATCGGCGTTCCAAAAAACTTAGCGTTTGCGTCGATTCGGTTCGGAATTGGACGATTTAATACTGAAGCAGACATCGATCGAGCTGCCCGTTCTGTACAAGAGACCGTTCAGGCACTCCGACAAATTTAG
- a CDS encoding hypothetical protein (hypothetical protein PCC8801_1090;~similar to AA sequence:cyanobase_aa:LBDG_17330), whose product MTNPFDLYEQILFTGYTEDEILEMELLMSDWNQATYQTIAHSIVDHAERHGFSGEYLRYLRKAKNFNKKGARQKVLSDGAIRWNKGFEFLIERSGKIVSYGEN is encoded by the coding sequence ATGACCAATCCGTTTGATCTGTATGAGCAAATTCTATTTACAGGCTATACCGAAGATGAAATTTTGGAGATGGAATTGTTGATGTCAGATTGGAATCAGGCAACCTATCAAACGATCGCTCATAGTATTGTTGACCATGCAGAGCGACATGGATTCTCCGGAGAGTATCTAAGGTATCTTCGCAAGGCAAAGAATTTCAATAAAAAAGGTGCGAGACAGAAAGTTCTATCCGATGGGGCAATAAGATGGAACAAAGGGTTTGAATTTCTAATCGAGCGCTCTGGCAAAATTGTTTCATACGGCGAAAACTAG
- a CDS encoding hypothetical protein (hypothetical protein PCC8801_1089;~similar to AA sequence:cyanobase_aa:LBDG_17340) translates to MNKRLLSQPSSDLIHISKLVEQLNLDYQAMRSQRHQLAQWEEDQDFSILGEIELFATKIQGYASQVMTQNFQESIDEMAQQLKQLKLFEIEYFADWYFTQSAKYSQIKAYIEAQNYLRLLLLEYLNQHSSLQSAV, encoded by the coding sequence ATGAATAAACGACTTCTTTCACAGCCATCTTCTGATCTAATCCATATTAGTAAATTGGTAGAACAGTTAAATCTGGACTATCAAGCAATGCGATCGCAGCGTCATCAACTAGCGCAATGGGAAGAAGACCAGGATTTTAGTATTTTGGGTGAGATTGAGCTATTTGCAACGAAGATCCAAGGGTATGCAAGTCAGGTAATGACCCAGAACTTTCAAGAATCGATCGATGAAATGGCTCAACAGCTTAAACAACTGAAGCTCTTTGAAATTGAATATTTTGCAGACTGGTACTTTACTCAGAGTGCTAAATATTCACAGATAAAAGCATATATCGAGGCGCAAAATTATCTAAGGCTTTTGCTCCTAGAGTATCTCAATCAACATTCTTCTTTGCAGTCAGCAGTGTGA
- a CDS encoding lipoyltransferase (similar to AA sequence:cyanobase_aa:LBDG_45010), whose product MRSCLLYSEGLTAYKTAWDWQRSLVDARKQNSDLSDILILLEHSPVYTLGQGSDLGFLKFDPNHSEYELHRIERGGEVTYHCPGQIVGYPILNLNYYQRDLHWYLRQLEEVIIRVLAVYGLSGTRISGLTGVWVKDRKLAAIGIKVSRWITMHGFALNVNPDLSGFDRIVPCGISDKAVGSLEQFVPGITIDEVKREIAIAFANVFEVTLEPATPFS is encoded by the coding sequence ATGCGATCGTGTCTTCTCTACTCTGAAGGTTTGACTGCTTACAAAACGGCTTGGGATTGGCAGCGATCGCTGGTAGATGCACGGAAACAGAATTCGGATCTCAGTGATATTTTAATCCTGCTAGAGCATTCCCCGGTTTATACGTTAGGACAAGGCTCTGATCTTGGGTTTCTCAAGTTCGATCCAAATCACTCTGAGTACGAACTTCATCGCATCGAGCGCGGCGGAGAAGTCACTTATCATTGTCCCGGTCAGATTGTGGGCTATCCGATTCTAAATCTGAACTACTATCAGCGAGATTTGCATTGGTATCTTCGACAGTTAGAGGAAGTAATCATTCGAGTTTTAGCGGTGTATGGACTATCAGGAACGCGAATTTCGGGACTTACTGGAGTTTGGGTAAAAGATCGAAAGTTAGCTGCGATCGGCATTAAAGTCAGTCGCTGGATCACCATGCACGGATTTGCTCTGAATGTGAATCCCGATTTAAGTGGATTCGATCGCATTGTTCCCTGTGGTATTTCAGATAAAGCCGTTGGGAGTCTTGAGCAATTTGTACCAGGAATCACGATCGACGAAGTCAAACGAGAAATTGCGATCGCATTTGCTAACGTATTTGAGGTCACTCTAGAGCCAGCCACGCCATTTAGCTGA
- a CDS encoding light repressed protein A homolog (similar to AA sequence:cyanobase_aa:LBDG_45020) — MKLVIQGKNIEITDAIREYVHQKIEKAVSHYQTLTTEVDVHLSVSRNPRLVKQIAEVTIYANGTVVRAEEGSENLYASIDLVADKIARRLRKYKEKRSNHRHEKNTETLSDQPVVGELDLNREPELPAQVVRTKYFSMPPMTVEQAIEQLELVGHDFYMFRNVETGEINVAYERNHGGFGVIQPRNSNGHTHHHNGNGKTTADTVHSLTR, encoded by the coding sequence ATGAAGCTTGTGATCCAGGGAAAGAATATCGAGATTACGGACGCGATTCGAGAGTACGTTCATCAGAAAATCGAGAAAGCAGTGAGCCATTATCAAACCCTCACAACCGAAGTCGATGTTCATCTCTCTGTTAGTCGTAACCCCCGTCTTGTCAAACAAATCGCTGAAGTTACGATCTACGCGAATGGCACTGTTGTTCGAGCCGAAGAAGGGAGCGAAAATCTGTATGCAAGCATCGATTTAGTAGCAGATAAAATTGCTCGTCGCTTGCGGAAATATAAAGAAAAAAGATCAAATCATCGACATGAAAAGAACACGGAAACTTTGAGCGATCAGCCTGTGGTTGGAGAGTTGGATCTCAACCGAGAGCCAGAACTTCCCGCACAAGTGGTTCGCACCAAGTATTTCTCAATGCCGCCGATGACCGTGGAACAAGCGATCGAGCAGCTTGAACTGGTGGGACATGATTTCTATATGTTCCGCAATGTCGAAACGGGCGAAATCAATGTTGCCTATGAGCGTAATCACGGCGGATTTGGAGTGATCCAGCCTCGCAACAGCAACGGACACACTCATCATCACAATGGCAACGGGAAAACCACTGCCGACACGGTACATTCGCTCACAAGATAA
- a CDS encoding small GTP-binding protein (similar to AA sequence:cyanobase_aa:LBDG_45030) has protein sequence MSSNSTGIRSVAIVGPYLSGKTTLLESLLWVTNAVSRKGTVQDKNTVGDSSPESRDRQMTVEINTAFTTYEDVRFTFLDCPGSVEFAQETLNALIGVDAVVVVTEPLVDRVLTLSPLFKFLDDWEIPHLVFFNKMDRADVDFMEVLHALKTVSSRPLIPHQYPIGRGESLTGFIDLVTEQAYHYHPGAPADPVPFPEDLKDQEQLARMEMLETLANWDDHLLEELLEEIEPPEDEIVQDLKMELGADLIVPVFFGCADRDFGVRPLLSALLRETPEPDTIAEHRGIKPGNTEIAQVLKTYHTQQGGKLSLVRVWQGTITDGMTLNSVRIGGMYRLMGQQQQSVNSAQAGEIVALARMEGIKTGETLSTGQVKALPKPEQIRPVYAMAIQAEKRNDEVKLTGTLAKLLEEDCGICWEQHGDTHEIILWGQGEIHLQVALDRLRRKYNLPMSTHLPQVPYKETVRKATNSHGRYKHQTGGHGQFGDVYLDIQPVSRGDGFQFGEKIVGGVVPKQYIPGVEMGVREYLSTGPLGFPVVDVAVTLTNGSYHSVDSSEQAFKQAARIAMQEGMAKCEPVLLEPIVRVTVSVPTDFTSKVLRLSSGRRGQVMGYDSKDGWVGWDDVIVLLPQAEMHDLIVELRSQTMGVGFFQYEFDHLQEVPDKLAERVLVTTGKSK, from the coding sequence ATGAGCAGTAACTCAACTGGCATCCGAAGTGTGGCGATCGTAGGTCCTTATCTCAGCGGCAAAACGACGCTACTTGAAAGCTTGCTCTGGGTCACCAATGCGGTTTCTCGCAAAGGCACAGTGCAAGACAAGAACACGGTCGGAGATAGCAGCCCTGAATCCCGCGATCGCCAAATGACGGTTGAAATTAACACCGCTTTCACGACTTACGAAGATGTGCGGTTTACGTTCCTTGACTGTCCTGGCTCGGTTGAATTCGCTCAGGAAACTTTAAATGCACTGATTGGCGTGGATGCCGTAGTCGTTGTGACTGAACCCCTTGTCGATCGAGTTCTGACACTCTCGCCATTGTTCAAATTCCTGGATGATTGGGAAATTCCGCACTTAGTGTTCTTCAACAAAATGGATCGCGCTGATGTGGACTTTATGGAAGTGCTTCATGCGCTGAAAACCGTGTCGAGTCGTCCATTGATTCCGCATCAATATCCGATCGGGCGTGGAGAATCGCTGACTGGATTTATTGATTTAGTCACGGAGCAAGCTTATCACTATCATCCGGGCGCACCTGCTGATCCAGTTCCTTTCCCCGAAGACCTCAAGGATCAAGAGCAACTGGCACGAATGGAAATGCTCGAAACCTTGGCAAACTGGGACGATCATCTCTTAGAAGAACTGTTAGAAGAGATTGAACCGCCTGAAGATGAAATTGTGCAAGATTTGAAAATGGAACTGGGTGCAGACTTGATTGTGCCTGTGTTCTTTGGATGTGCCGATCGAGATTTTGGGGTCCGTCCGCTACTCTCTGCATTACTGCGGGAAACACCAGAACCGGATACCATTGCAGAACATCGCGGCATCAAACCAGGCAACACCGAAATTGCTCAAGTTCTGAAGACTTACCACACACAGCAGGGCGGAAAGCTTTCACTGGTTCGAGTTTGGCAAGGAACAATCACCGATGGTATGACGCTCAATAGTGTTCGCATCGGTGGAATGTATCGCCTGATGGGTCAACAGCAACAAAGTGTCAATTCTGCTCAAGCAGGTGAGATTGTTGCTCTCGCTCGAATGGAAGGAATCAAAACTGGAGAGACATTGTCTACCGGACAAGTCAAAGCACTTCCAAAACCGGAACAAATCAGACCTGTATATGCAATGGCAATTCAGGCAGAGAAGCGCAATGACGAAGTAAAACTCACAGGAACATTGGCGAAACTGCTCGAAGAGGATTGTGGTATCTGTTGGGAACAACATGGCGATACGCATGAAATCATTCTGTGGGGACAGGGTGAAATTCATTTGCAAGTTGCACTCGATCGATTACGACGCAAGTATAATCTGCCCATGTCTACGCATCTCCCGCAAGTTCCCTACAAAGAAACCGTTCGCAAAGCCACTAATTCACACGGACGCTACAAGCACCAAACGGGAGGACATGGACAGTTCGGAGATGTCTATCTCGACATTCAACCTGTGTCGCGGGGGGACGGCTTCCAATTCGGTGAAAAGATTGTCGGCGGTGTAGTTCCCAAACAGTACATTCCGGGTGTCGAAATGGGTGTACGGGAATATCTTTCAACAGGCCCGCTTGGATTCCCAGTGGTTGATGTTGCAGTCACACTGACGAATGGTTCCTATCACAGCGTTGATAGTTCGGAGCAAGCCTTTAAGCAAGCGGCTCGAATTGCGATGCAAGAAGGGATGGCGAAATGCGAACCTGTACTGTTAGAGCCGATCGTGCGAGTCACGGTCTCTGTTCCAACGGATTTCACCTCGAAAGTGCTGCGGCTCTCTAGTGGTCGTCGCGGTCAGGTGATGGGCTATGACAGTAAAGACGGTTGGGTTGGTTGGGATGATGTGATTGTATTGTTACCACAGGCAGAAATGCACGATTTGATTGTGGAACTGCGATCGCAAACCATGGGGGTCGGATTCTTCCAATACGAATTCGATCATCTACAAGAAGTCCCCGATAAGTTGGCGGAGCGAGTTCTGGTAACGACGGGCAAATCGAAATAA
- a CDS encoding hypothetical protein (hypothetical protein Npun_R3578;~similar to AA sequence:cyanobase_aa:LBDG_55840), whose amino-acid sequence MELKVLPKQALLAKTFHWINVVSLFVMLTSGLQIYNANPVFGGRAGIPIPPIFTLGGWLAGGRDWHFAGMGIFSLNLLWYGIYIIVTRRWQHRFVGANDVKALQTGKNPKRKYYAWHRVAYTAIVPILLLAILSGIGMYKPAQFPWIVDMFGDWQALRIVHFSSVPTVIGFAIVHSFLALKVGGSRLIDSMFW is encoded by the coding sequence ATGGAACTCAAGGTTTTACCGAAACAGGCACTTCTTGCCAAAACGTTTCATTGGATTAATGTGGTTAGTTTATTCGTGATGCTGACCAGCGGATTGCAAATCTACAATGCCAATCCGGTGTTTGGAGGTAGAGCAGGAATTCCAATTCCGCCGATTTTTACTTTGGGCGGGTGGTTAGCAGGGGGGCGCGACTGGCACTTTGCAGGAATGGGAATCTTTTCGCTCAATTTGCTTTGGTATGGAATTTATATAATTGTGACGCGGCGATGGCAGCATCGATTTGTGGGCGCGAATGATGTGAAGGCGCTCCAGACCGGGAAGAATCCGAAGCGGAAATATTATGCTTGGCATCGGGTGGCTTATACCGCGATCGTTCCCATTCTTCTCCTCGCGATTCTCAGCGGCATCGGTATGTACAAACCCGCTCAATTTCCTTGGATTGTGGATATGTTTGGAGATTGGCAAGCGTTGAGGATTGTCCATTTCTCTAGTGTTCCGACCGTGATTGGATTCGCGATCGTTCATTCTTTTCTCGCGCTCAAAGTTGGTGGTTCTCGCCTGATTGATTCAATGTTCTGGTAA